From the Mycoplasmatota bacterium genome, one window contains:
- a CDS encoding type II toxin-antitoxin system PemK/MazF family toxin codes for MYTKQFNANKSIINIVDKSNTQNEVKRSILYLEWIAKHSQLYHDEKKPLSIPDKIFPNKVTEFAYNRNSPSIQIKIDKYYNLIDGDYKRNSKSIDISDSLDLLHNLVFLRGNVIWAEFGFNVGCEFGGKHPAIILKNLGEVLIVAPLTSGSLTNPRPSEITIDMVFNLPRRDRYVNVTRITPISIYRVDLNSPMGGVRSSKMREVFRAIINEWN; via the coding sequence ATGTATACTAAGCAATTTAACGCTAATAAGTCTATCATTAATATTGTAGATAAATCAAATACTCAAAATGAGGTTAAAAGAAGTATTTTATATTTGGAATGGATTGCAAAACATTCGCAACTATATCATGATGAAAAAAAACCTTTATCTATCCCTGATAAAATTTTTCCAAACAAAGTAACAGAATTTGCCTATAATAGAAATTCTCCATCAATTCAAATAAAAATTGATAAATATTATAATTTAATTGATGGTGATTATAAACGAAATTCAAAGTCTATAGATATATCCGATTCTTTAGATTTATTGCATAATTTAGTATTTTTACGGGGCAACGTTATTTGGGCAGAGTTTGGATTTAATGTTGGTTGTGAGTTTGGTGGTAAGCATCCAGCAATTATTTTAAAAAATTTAGGAGAAGTTTTAATTGTTGCACCTTTAACGTCTGGTAGTTTAACAAATCCTAGACCATCTGAAATTACTATAGATATGGTTTTTAATTTGCCTAGAAGAGATAGATATGTCAATGTAACTAGAATAACTCCAATAAGTATATATCGAGTAGATTTAAATTCTCCAATGGGTGGGGTCAGATCTTCTAAGATGAGAGAAGTCTTTAGAGCTATTATTAATGAATGGAACTAA
- a CDS encoding transposase — MTEINVLGMLDILRTYDMKPNYSELARIYGLDRHTIKKYYEDGGKKLITRKRESGFDQYKEEISHLMNKSGVTKKAVHEYLRDKYENIPAYSTFRHYTQNNHITIPKSTTPHVRYETRPGDQLQVDWKESMKLISKYGEVFEFNVLTSTLGFSRYHKFVYSKTKTTEDFIRCVIDTLNHLGVSLNIF, encoded by the coding sequence GTGACTGAAATAAATGTACTAGGAATGTTAGATATATTGAGAACGTATGATATGAAACCAAATTATAGTGAATTAGCAAGAATCTATGGATTAGACCGACATACTATTAAAAAATATTATGAAGATGGAGGAAAGAAATTGATTACAAGAAAACGCGAAAGTGGATTTGATCAATATAAAGAAGAAATATCACATTTGATGAATAAATCTGGCGTAACAAAGAAAGCAGTTCATGAATATTTAAGAGATAAATATGAAAATATACCGGCATATTCAACCTTTAGACACTATACTCAAAATAATCATATTACCATACCTAAAAGCACCACTCCACATGTTAGATATGAAACCAGGCCAGGAGACCAACTACAAGTAGATTGGAAAGAAAGTATGAAACTAATAAGTAAGTACGGAGAAGTATTTGAGTTTAATGTATTAACTTCTACTCTAGGATTCTCAAGGTATCATAAATTCGTTTATTCAAAAACAAAAACGACAGAAGACTTCATCCGTTGTGTAATCGATACATTAAATCATCTAGGGGTATCCCTAAACATATTTTAA
- the istB gene encoding IS21-like element helper ATPase IstB, with protein sequence MLNNYNKLLNNLETLNLNLFRANIDSYLNLIAKGEKNIVDSLYELTEYEMNFKRERAITSCVKVANFPFLKTLDDFDFGFQPSINKDEILNFKYLKFIENNENILLIGSPGVGKTHLATSIGIEAAKSRKSTYFISCNDIILQLKRAHLENRLETRLKFFTKYRVLVIDEVGFLPLDTESSNLLFQLIARRYEKKSTIITTNKPLSKWGEIFGDSVLANAILDRLLHHSHVINIVGRSYRTKDKIESIEPNKK encoded by the coding sequence ATGTTAAATAATTATAATAAATTATTAAATAACTTAGAAACCCTAAATTTAAACCTTTTTAGAGCCAATATCGACTCTTATTTGAATCTTATCGCAAAAGGCGAAAAGAATATAGTAGATTCGTTATATGAACTTACAGAGTATGAAATGAATTTTAAACGAGAACGTGCAATAACGTCATGTGTTAAAGTCGCTAATTTCCCCTTTCTTAAAACATTAGATGATTTTGATTTTGGGTTTCAACCATCTATAAATAAAGACGAAATATTAAATTTCAAATATTTAAAATTCATTGAGAATAATGAAAATATTCTTCTAATCGGATCTCCAGGGGTTGGTAAAACTCATTTAGCTACGTCAATAGGAATTGAAGCAGCTAAATCAAGAAAAAGTACTTATTTTATAAGTTGTAACGATATAATTTTACAACTTAAACGAGCACATTTAGAAAACAGATTAGAAACAAGATTAAAATTTTTCACCAAATACAGGGTATTAGTAATTGATGAAGTTGGATTTTTACCTCTTGATACAGAATCATCTAATTTATTATTTCAATTAATCGCTAGACGGTATGAAAAAAAGTCTACAATTATAACAACAAACAAACCACTCTCTAAATGGGGAGAAATATTTGGAGATAGTGTATTAGCTAACGCCATTCTAGATCGATTACTTCACCATTCTCATGTGATAAATATTGTCGGTAGATCATACAGAACTAAAGATAAAATAGAAAGTATTGAACCTAATAAAAAATGA